Proteins found in one Passer domesticus isolate bPasDom1 chromosome 16, bPasDom1.hap1, whole genome shotgun sequence genomic segment:
- the ZNF217 gene encoding zinc finger protein 217, with protein MPTQPLLAYMDGPEGIASAVGAQMETSDASMTIKGTNTISYKSLQEKFPLQAEGCMPLDCMFCDETFKHPEELGKHVLTEHRPTLCEPAVLRVEAEYLSPLDKCQVRTSSPSPSNEQDSEELSCKVCGQTFDKAFDIEAHMKKHKDSFTYWCNVCGRRFKEPWFLKNHMRTHTGKPGSRNKHQQGSEGPITINEVVQEHVTENVTSPYKICMVCGFLFHNKETLIEHSKVHTKESVPNGESPQVTAEVSAEETSQNQEFFQFLNLRPNSVPEKDKLQKLAKWIAELDPFTTYQAWQLATKGKIAVGHGQIKEPGQEGSTDNDESSSDKEELCEIWNANKGSQAETTGKSKVNKNSSFTGNGNLTQDKLKHPAGEVPSMEMDSKSSQNKEKPTHCSECGKAFRTYHQLVLHSRVHKRDRRGDGESSTAARTFCADIMGNLEENGAAERMEGGSEDGSEDGLPETINLDKNEDSLERTKVKTLGTSRECSYCGKYFRSNYYLNIHLRTHTGEKPYKCEFCEYAAAQKTSLRYHLERHHKDRHGDSAADGKGDSKGSLRGQDTALSLAADAAPETKNLKRLFDGAKDAESCPPAKQQKEVLSLSNAIGSTVFLKVKNNSRESNKGSVCSGLNQVPENVPAPYPEKLRAEKETKEAQPKRERKASVASEEDDVQYICAFIGGKNVNNMQECTENYKRRPVMDCHEQPLDLSSKTSQECSVIASRGLLAPSTCPFCTYRTFYPEVLMMHQRLMHKYNPDTVNKNGYRSKAVAKARRTGCPPALLGKDVPPLPLHPNKNKASTNPQQKPLQTGKAKQCAPPQNKAPLFSVSESSSAAPSNLKFHKQQSSIGAQANNYRQPQQEEVHSNFRISPVLDRVKKSEYKIKVLGAPVTQSGLVSSSMNGVLESHLNEPGWACQRGRDYLCSKSGSNASLDYGESSSKRMKPSVVAVEHLDSPLANYRRYEMSRFRVANRYANLLPQEYPRTKPTSSVLPPKQGLLSADDADPPNGLTALKAFEPYSSGSLYGSCGSSNGQVTSSTGEGKRSVSYQHLPSNLLQKRSYEPFVGNTPFRPSDKKN; from the exons ATGCCCACGCAGCCTCTCCTGGCATACATGGACGGACCCGAGGGAATCGCCAGCGCCGTGGGAGCCCAGATGGAGACCAGCGATGCCTCCATGACCATCAAAGGAACCAACACCATCTCCTACAAAAGCCTGCAGGAGAAGTTCCCGCTGCAGGCCGAGGGCTGCATGCCCCTGGACTGCATGTTCTGTGATGAGACGTTCAAGCACCCCGAGGAGCTGGGGAAGCACGTGCTGACCGAGCACAGGCCCACGCTGTGCGAGCCCGCCGTGCTCAGGGTGGAGGCTGAGTATCTGAGCCCTCTGGATAAGTGTCAGGTAAGAACCAGCTCCCCTTCACCGAGCAACGAGCAGGACAGcgaggagctgagctgcaaagTTTGTGGGCAGACGTTTGATAAAGCTTTTGACATCGAGGCGCACATGAAAAAGCATAAAGATTCCTTCACGTATTGGTGTAATGTTTGTGGGAGAAGATTTAAAGAGCCGTGGTTCCTCAAAAATCATATGAGAACGCACACTGGAAAACCTGGTTCTAGAAACAAGCATCAGCAAGGTTCTGAAGGCCCCATAACAATAAATGAGGTGGTGCAGGAGCACGTAACTGAAAATGTAACGTCACCTTACAAAATTTGTATGGTTTGTGGTTTCCTATTTCACAATAAAGAGACTCTAATTGAGCACAGTAAAGTGCATACCAAAGAATCAGTTCCCAATGGTGAAAGCCCCCAAGTGACTGCTGAAGTCAGTGCAGAAGAAACATCTCAAAACCAGGAATTTTTCCAATTCTTGAACTTAAGACCAAATTCAGTTCCAGAAAAGGACAAACTGCAGAAGCTTGCCAAGTGGATCGCTGAGCTGGATCCTTTCACCACGTATCAAGCATGGCAGCTGGCTACCAAAGGTAAAATTGCAGTTGGCCACGGGCAGATTAAAGAGCCAGGGCAAGAAGGAAGTACAGACAACGATGAGTCATCTTCAGATAAAGAAGAACTCTGTGAAATTTGGAATGCAAATAAAGGTAGCCAGGCTGAAACTACAGGGAAGTCAAAGGTAAATAAAAACAGCAGTTTCACAGGGAATGGTAACTTAACCCAGGACAAACTGAAACATCCCGCTGGTGAAGTGCCTTCTATGGAGATGGATTCTAAATCATCCCAGAACAAAGAGAAGCCAACCCACTGCTCTGAGTGTGGGAAAGCCTTCAGGACATACCACCAGCTGGTCCTTCACTCCAGAGTGCACAAGAGGGACCGGCGGGGTGATGGAGAGAGCTCCACTGCTGCCAGGACCTTCTGTGCCGACATCATGGGCAACCTGGAGGAGAACGGGGCAGCAGAGAGGATGGAGGGAGGCTCTGAggatggctctgaagatgggCTTCCAGAAACAATTAATCTAG ATAAAAATGAAGACAgtttggaaagaacaaaagTCAAAACCCTTGGAACCTCCAGAGAATGCAGCTACTGTGGAAAGTATTTTCGCTCCAATTATTACCTCAATATTCATCTCAGAACTCATACAG GTGAAAAGCCGTACAAATGTGAATTCTGTGAGTATGCAGCAGCCCAGAAAACTTCCCTGAGGTATCATTTAGAGAGACACCACAAGGACAGGCACGGTGACAGTGCAGCTGATGGGAAGGGTGACAGCAAAGGTTCCCTGCGGGGTCAGGACACGGCGCTGTCGCTGGCTGCTGATGCTGCTCCAGAAACCAAAAACCTGAAGAGGCTTTTTGATGGTGCCAAAGATGCTGAGAGCTGCCCACCTGCcaagcagcaaaaggaagttCTGTCCTTGAGCAATGCAATAGGCAGCACAGTCTTTTTAAAAGTAAAGAACAATTCCAGGGAATCGAACAAAGGTTCTGTTTGTAGCGGTTTGAATCAAGTACCTGAGAACGTGCCTGCTCCTTACCCAGAAAAACTGAGGGCTGAGAAGGAAACCAAGGAAGCTCAGCctaaaagagagagaaaggctTCTGTGGCATCAGAGGAAGATGATGTCCAGTATATCTGTGCTTTTATTGGTGGGAAAAATGTGAACAATATGCAAGAATGCACTGAGAACTACAAACGCAGACCGGTCATGGACTGTCACGAGCAGCCCTTGGACTTATCCAGTAAGACTTCCCAGGAGTGTTCAGTGATTGCAAGCAGGGGCCTGCTGGCCCCCAGCACCTGCCCCTTCTGTACCTACAGGACATTTTACCCCGAGGTCCTCATGATGCACCAGAGGCTGATGCACAAGTACAACCCTGACACTGTTAACAAGAACGGCTACAGGAGCAAGGCCGTGGCCAAGGCCCGGCGCACGGGCTGCCCCCCGGCCCTGCTGGGCAAGGATGTGCCTCCTCTGCCTCTCCATCCCAATAAAAACAAAGCTTCCACAAATCCTCAGCAAAAGCCACTGCAGACAGGGAAAGCCAAGCAGTGTGCCCCTCCTCAGAACAAAGCCCCTCTCTTTTCCGTGAGCGAGTCGAGCAGTGCAGCCCCGAGTAACCTCAAGTTTCATAAACAGCAAAGCAGCATTGGAGCTCAGGCAAACAACTACAGACAACCTCAGCAAGAAGAAGTGCACTCCAATTTCAGGATCTCTCCAGTACTGGACAgagtaaaaaaatctgaatataAAATCAAAGTTCTGGGTGCCCCAGTGACTCAGTCTGGTCTGGTCAGCAGCAGCATGAATGGGGTTCTCGAGTCTCACCTCAATGAACCTGGCTGGGCTTGCCAGAGAGGGAGAGACTATCTCTGTAGTAAATCTGGGAGCAATGCAAGTCTGGACTATGGAGAAAGCTCTTCCAAACGGATGAAACCCTCTGTGGTAGCTGTGGAGCACCTGGACTCTCCTCTGGCTAATTACAGGAGATACGAAATGAGCAGATTTCGTGTCGCAAACAGATATGCAAATCTGCTACCTCAGGAATACCCTCGTACCAAACCCACATCCTCTGTTCTGCCCCCCAAACAAGGGCTGCTCAGTGCAGATGATGCTGATCCTCCCAATGGATTGACTGCTCTCAAAGCTTTTGAGCCATACAGCTCTGGATCTCTTTATGGTTCTTGTGGATCTAGCAATGGCCAAGTCACCAGCTCGACAGGAGAAG gaaaGAGATCAGTGTCATACCAACACTTACCCAGCAACCTGCTGCAGAAGAGAAGTTACGAGCCCTTTGTGGGGAACACACCCTTCAGACCCAGTGACAAGAAGAACTGA